GCCCGGTCCGGCCGTTCCAGCTCTTTCTGGGGAAGCTCGCCCTCTACGCCGCTCTGCTCCTCGTGCTGGTCGGCAGCATCGCCCTGGCCGGCACGCTGAGGCTGAGCCCGTCGTTCTCCCACCTGGGGGCCCTCGCCTTCCTCTTCGGGCTGGTGACCATCACGACGGTGGCGGTCTCCCTCGCGTTCGGCGCCGTCTGGCCCAACTTCAGGGAGGCGAACCCCGAGAGCCTGAGCACCAACGCGGGAGGACTCGCGACCACCTTCCTCTGCCTGGGGTACGTATCGCTGGTGGGATGGCTCGCCCAGCGCTCGGCGCTCGCGATCTTCGACGGACGCTCGCCCGCAGGCCCCCTACTCCTCGCCCTGGCCGTGTCGGTCGCGATCGTCGGCGGTGCGGTCGAAGCTGCCCGCCGGAAGCTCGCGCGCATCGAGGTGGTGTGAGTCGAACGGGAGTTGGCACAATACGTGAGAGAGGTGACCTATGGCCGCTGGCGAAGCGCCGATCAAGCAGGCGGTGAAGTGGATCGACGAGCAGCTCCGCGACAACCCCAAGGCGGATCGCGTCAGGTTGGTGGACGAGGCGAGCCGGCGGTTCGACCTGACGCCGCTGGACACCGACTTCCTCTTCCGCCACCTCGCCGAGCGGGCAAAGGGGGAGAAGGGATAAGGATCGAAGCGGGACGGGTCATCGCGTTCACCGACCGGCACCTGGTGCTCAGGGCGGCGAAAGCCTAGGGGCGCGTCGGAGTAATGCCCTGCGGGCGCAGCACCACGACCGTCGCACCCCAGCCCCCGCGCTCGGGCGGCGCGTCGAAGAACTCCGCGACCAGCGGATGGCCGGCCAGGAGCGACTGGACAATCGCCCGCTGCACCCCCTTCCCTCTGCCGTGGATCAGCCGCACCTCGGAAAAGCCGCGGCGGCACGCCTCGCGCAGGTACTCGTCCACCACAGAGCGAACCTCGCGCGGCGTGAAGGTATGGAGGTCGAGGAAGTCCTCGATCGGCAGCTCGACCGGTTCCCCGGCGTCAGGCGTGTCGGGATCGTCAGGCAAACGACCCA
This DNA window, taken from Candidatus Rokuibacteriota bacterium, encodes the following:
- a CDS encoding Smr/MutS family protein; protein product: MPDDPDTPDAGEPVELPIEDFLDLHTFTPREVRSVVDEYLREACRRGFSEVRLIHGRGKGVQRAIVQSLLAGHPLVAEFFDAPPERGGWGATVVVLRPQGITPTRP